A genomic window from Plasmodium coatneyi strain Hackeri chromosome 13, complete sequence includes:
- a CDS encoding Exosome complex exonuclease rrp41-like protein yields the protein MPLVEYINEEGYRLDGRKEDECRLIKISVGNENIFTDADGFAFYEIGNTKLLSYIQGPTELKKSEDKCSIKCEVFLSPFNVYEKKKKKTKDSVTNEISAYIRNICENIILLDLYKNSEINIFLYIIERDGGVKHAAINTCILALIDAGIAIKYFISACSVLYLQNRILVDGNQLEINSGAPELTMVIELNTHKIVLLEFDAEVPIDIFEAMVRTCMDCCVNLGNVMKLTVKENAIKLLCLNNMLNA from the coding sequence ATGCCGCTTGTGGAGTACATCAATGAGGAGGGGTACCGACTTGACGGGAGAAAGGAAGACGAATGCAGGTTGATAAAAATCAGCGTGGGGAacgaaaatatatttacggATGCAGACGGATTTGCATTTTACGAAATAGGGAACACAAAACTCTTGTCGTACATACAAGGACCAACTGAATTGAAGAAGTCGGAAGACAAATGCTCCATAAAATGTGAAGTATTCCTCTCTCCATTTAAtgtgtatgaaaaaaaaaaaaaaaaaaccaaagaTAGTGTAACAAATGAAATAAGTGCATACATCAGAAATATCTGTGAAAATATTATCCTCCTggatttatataaaaattcagaaataaatattttcctttacataATAGAGCGTGATGGAGGGGTGAAACATGCTGCCATAAACACCTGCATCCTAGCATTAATTGACGCAGGCATAGCTATTAAGTACTTTATATCTGCCTGCTCAGTTTTGTACTTACAAAATCGTATCCTTGTGGATGGGAACCAGTTAGAAATAAACTCGGGTGCCCCCGAACTGACTATGGTCATTGAACTCAACACTCATAAAATTGTTTTACTAGAATTTGATGCCGAGGTCCCTATTGATATTTTCGAAGCCATGGTTCGCACCTGCATGGACTGCTGTGTCAATTTGGGCAACGTCATGAAATTAACTGTAAAGGAAAACGCCATCAAGCTGTTGTGTTTGAATAATATGTTAAATGCCTGA
- a CDS encoding CorA-like Mg2+ transporter protein has protein sequence MMPEEKKLNKPLLNMSDNDGEVKGNANEDRQQSSTLRGMSKFRGGQHHDMKNLMKRNERKIRSENIYMDYLKTRFKRNGREEFSKYANALDGNGRGSSECKDAHFGRKNFLYSKENKGGSSGKEMEEYAKNEDCKVRIKCFNKYLKHYVHKISSGETVQYSLQTHELLKIVHQIKGENTPINSSGLAQYRDIRQLLSSNSNTRFDISPKRNCVLINLPYRKCIIFKDFLLYIPTFTNNPIPEVAAKEERMCKYFIENAKVISLIKDSLPFEILILEAIFVDICEELKNEIEPVICEAEKLFQIISNNLSIYKCINKLTEMRRKIKIIDEKVQSVYKAIHAVLNNDEDVRRLEVSYFGDKPELWEKCDPTPNNEDTEMLLEYYSHEIDEFLKIIHRTDESLDDVLQMVELNLDDARNNVLKLELGLKIYGIIITVVGTVASIFGMNLKNGFESDQYVFWTLAFSLMLITVFCLFYVIVSFKRVNI, from the coding sequence ATGATGcctgaagagaaaaaactgAACAAACCCCTGCTCAACATGAGTGACAATGACGGGGAAGTTAAGGGAAATGCTAATGAGGACAGACAGCAGAGCAGCACGCTAAGGGGGATGTCCAAGTTCCGCGGAGGTCAACATCACgatatgaaaaatttaatgaaaaggaatgaaaggaaaataagaagtgaaaatatatacatggatTACCTCAAAACGAGGTTTAAAAGGAACGGCAGGGAAGAATTTTCCAAGTATGCAAACGCACTAGACGGAAACGGAAGGGGAAGCAGCGAGTGTAAGGATGCTCATTTtggtagaaaaaatttcctctactcgaaagaaaataaaggaggtTCTTCCGGAAAAGAGATGGAggaatatgcaaaaaatgaggacTGCAAGGTACGCATTAAATGctttaataaatatttaaaacaCTATGTTCATAAAATAAGTAGCGGAGAAACGGTACAATATTCACTACAAACACATGAATTGTTAAAGATAGTGCAccaaataaaaggagaaaacacTCCGATAAATTCTAGCGGTCTAGCCCAATACAGAGATATAAGACAACTACTCTCAAGCAATAGCAACACCAGATTTGATATATCCCCAAAGAGGAATTGCGTCCTTATCAATTTGCCCTATAGAAAGTGCATCATATTTAAAGACTTCCTACTGTACATTCCGACATTTACGAACAATCCAATTCCTGAAGTTGCagcgaaggaagaaagaatgtgcaaatattttattgAAAATGCAAAAGTCATTTCGTTAATTAAAGATTCTTTACCTTTTGAGATACTCATTTTAGAAGCCATCTTTGTAGATATATGTGAAGAACtaaaaaacgaaatagaACCCGTAATATGTGAAGCAGAAAAGCTATTCCAAATTATAAGTAACAATTTAAgcatatacaaatgtataaataaattgaccgaaatgaggagaaaaataaaaattattgatGAGAAGGTACAGAGTGTATATAAAGCGATACATGCAGTGCTAAATAATGATGAAGATGTTCGAAGATTAGAAGTTTCCTATTTTGGAGATAAACCAGAATTATGGGAAAAATGTGATCCTACTCCTAATAATGAGGACACAGAAATGTTACTAGAATATTACTCCCACGAAATtgatgaatttttaaaaattattcatagAACTGATGAATCTTTAGATGACGTGCTCCAAATGGTTGAGCTCAATTTAGACGACGCAAGAAATAATGTCCTAAAATTAGAGCTAGGGCTGAAGATATACGGTATCATCATAACCGTTGTCGGTACCGTTGCATCCATTTTTGGGATGAACTTGAAAAACGGCTTTGAAAGCGACCAGTACGTGTTCTGGACGCTCGCCTTTTCGCTCATGCTCATAACGGTGTTTTGCTTGTTTTACGTAATCGTGTCTTTTAAGCGGGTCAACATTTAG
- a CDS encoding DNA mismatch repair enzyme: MENGEGVELNDEQILCLYIDTKKYQKTVGVCFYNYLKYEFLLTEFIDNGYFTALESLLIQKRPYKCFFNSMNDVVDDERLLNLFKMCNIEAYTLERKKYDVSNLQEELKLIIPQNDDVRNYDKHLELQNACKCLMVLINHLKVKENKDIHYQCSINIHNMDLYMRLDKAAISALNILPNKKNTHSYSNNTSLLKFLNKCNTTIGYKKLVSWLTQPLTSVAEINKRLNIVETFIEEDDLRNSVYCNYLKRIPELDKLNHYLKEINQNNELKGNSRYNEEMILKDIVKLYYAILDFKEIYFSLVSIEGKHKQTIIEMIVNPLHEVLNNFSKLLDMIEMTIDLKEIEENKEYLISKNFDEELEEISNEKNALMKKIKRHKEDVERDLFSDVCDRRYKRTNREDIRLVDCNTNVFLFRVSKKDSTLIQHQKKCISVRMNKNELLFTTNTLKGLCKQYEHCLNIYNTLQLEIVKKTICAVSTYTPVIEKFIEIVSTLDVLVSFAVVCYNSPFPYVRPTVVEDGENVIMKKSRHPLLELQHNLSNFIPNDINMNKKESRLIIVTGPNMGGKSTYIRQTAIICILAQIGMFVPCDFCEVPVFSQVMCRVGASDFQLKGISTFLSEMIEASAIVKNADKNSFIIVDELGRGTSTYEGLGISWSIGKYILDHIKCFCLFATHFHEISNIAYQCEGVINRHVETTIDQKQKKICFLYEIKDGASNKSYGVNVAEIAKLPKDVIEKAYEKVEELESAENKYYLKEKLNIDTSSSVSENYKNKISNYMKIKDEVNYLFSSSSESEFMDRFMSKKSYLKELAI; the protein is encoded by the coding sequence atggaaaacggCGAGGGGGTAGAACTAAACGATGAACAAATATTGTGCCTGTATATTGACACGAAGAAGTACCAGAAAACAGTAGGTGTATGCTTCTATAACTATTTAAAGTATGAATTTTTGTTGACCGAATTTATTGATAATGGGTATTTCACGGCCTTGGAATCTTTGTTGATACAGAAGAGGCCATACAAGTGCTTTTTTAACAGCATGAACGATGTGGTTGATGACGAGAGgcttttaaatttatttaaaatgtgtaacaTAGAGGCCTATACCctggagaggaaaaaatacgatGTATCAAATTTGCAAGAGGAGTTAAAATTAATAATTCCACAAAATGACGACGTTCGAAATTACGATAAACATTTAGAGTTACAAAACGCATGCAAATGCTTAATGGTTTTAATAAACCATTTGAAagttaaagaaaataaagacatACACTACCAGTGTAGTATTAACATACACAACATGGATCTGTACATGCGATTGGACAAGGCAGCTATCAGCGCACTAAATATACTTCCCAACAAAAAGAACACACATAGTTACAGTAACAATACGAGTTtgctaaaatttttaaataagtgTAACACAACCATCGGGTATAAGAAGTTAGTGTCTTGGTTAACGCAGCCTTTGACAAGTGTGGCCGAAATTAATAAACGGTTAAACATCGTTGAAACGTTCATAGAAGAGGATGATTTGCGCAACAGCGTGTATTGTAATTACCTGAAAAGAATCCCCGAGTTGGACAAACTGAATCACTACTTAAAGGAGATTAATCAAAATAACGAACTAAAGGGGAATTCTAGatataatgaagaaatgaTTCTAAAGGATATTGTCAAGCTGTATTATGCCATTTTGGACTTTAAGGAAATATACTTTTCCTTAGTATCAATTGAAGGGAAACACAAACAAACGATAATTGAAATGATTGTGAACCCCCTACATGAAGTATTAAATAATTTCTCCAAATTGTTAGACATGATCGAAATGACCATAGATCTGaaagaaattgaagaaaacaaagaatATTTAATTTCtaaaaattttgatgaaGAACTGGAAGAAATatcaaacgaaaaaaatgctttaatgaaaaaaattaaaagacaTAAAGAGGACGTCGAAAGGGATTTATTTTCAGACGTATGTGACAGACGTTATAAGAGGACCAACAGGGAAGACATCCGACTGGTAGATTGTAACACAAACGTATTCCTATTTAGAGTATCCAAAAAGGATTCCACCCTAATTcaacaccaaaaaaaatgcatatcaGTTCGCATGAATAAAAACGAACTCCTCTTCACGACTAACACTTTAAAAGGTCTATGTAAACAGTATGAGCATTgtttaaatatttacaacACGTTGCAACTGGAAATTGTCAAAAAGACTATATGTGCCGTGTCGACCTACACACCCGTGATAGAGAAATTTATAGAAATTGTATCCACCTTGGATGTGTTAGTATCCTTTGCCGTTGTTTGTTATAATTCCCCCTTTCCGTACGTAAGGCCAACTGTAGTAGAAGATGGCGAGAATGTAATTATGAAAAAGTCCAGACACCCATTGTTAGAACTGCAGCACAATTTGAGTAACTTCATTCCAAATGATATTAacatgaataaaaaagaaagcagatTGATAATAGTTACTGGACCGAATATGGGAGGGAAAAGTACGTATATCAGACAGACAGCTATAATTTGTATCCTGGCTCAAATAGGTATGTTTGTGCCGTGCGATTTTTGTGAAGTTCCTGTTTTTAGTCAAGTTATGTGTAGAGTAGGTGCTTCTGATTTTCAGTTAAAGGGTATATCGACTTTCCTATCCGAAATGATAGAAGCATCCGCTATTGTTAAAAATGCAGACAAAAATTCCTTCATCATTGTGGATGAATTGGGAAGGGGTACCTCCACCTACGAAGGGTTAGGGATCAGTTGGTCCATTGGAAAATACATTTTGGACCACATAAAATGCTTCTGTTTATTTGCTACACATTTTCATGAAATTTCAAACATTGCTTATCAGTGTGAGGGAGTCATCAACAGGCATGTCGAAACGACTATTGAtcagaagcagaagaaaatcTGCTTCTTGTACGAAATTAAGGATGGCGCATCGAACAAAAGCTATGGTGTCAATGTTGCTGAAATTGCTAAGTTACCAAAAGACGTGATTGAAAAGGCCTAcgaaaaggtggaagaacTGGAGTCAGCGGAAAATAAATACTACCTCAAGGAAAAGCTAAACATTGACACATCCTCCAGTGTTAgtgaaaattacaaaaataaaatttccaaCTATATGAAAATTAAGGACGAAGTTAATTacctcttttcttcttccagtGAGAGTGAGTTTATGGACAGATTCATGTCCAAGAAGAGTTACTTGAAGGAGCTGGCTATTTAA